In Aedes albopictus strain Foshan chromosome 3, AalbF5, whole genome shotgun sequence, the following are encoded in one genomic region:
- the LOC115261164 gene encoding uncharacterized protein LOC115261164, with protein sequence MADSEDQKLNAHFKEDMCSIISLLFLCPPEVRQMARSWMTTFYNMGGNILDKQMRNRYTAYMLMQLELNRTLSKPFDEPAPDHIHLPLVKIIDADTYIQFFERCEKYYLTKKGSSGDQEMEDICMKPSDFLYRLPPIQSGVVVYGACFSKNDQ encoded by the exons ATGGCTGACTCTGAAGATCAGAAGCTAAACGCTCATTTCAAGGAAGATATGTGCTCAATTATTTCGCTATTGTTTCTATGCCCACCTGAAG TTCGCCAGATGGCCCGCTCGTGGATGACAACGTTCTACAATATGGGAGGCAACATTTTGGACAAACAGATGCGCAACCGCTATACAGCGTACATGCTGATGCAACTAGAGCTGAACCGCACGTTGAGTAAACCCTTTGACGAACCAGCTCCGGATCATATTCATTTAccgttggtaaaaatcatt GATGCCGATACTTATATTCAGTTCTTTGAGCGATGTGAAAAATACTACCTAACCAAGAAGGGATCCTCGGGGGATCAAGAAATGGAAGACATCTGCATGAAGCCGAGTGATTTCCTCTACAGGCTACCGCCCATCCAATCGGGAGTGGTCGTGTATGGCGCCTGCTTCAGCAAAAATGACCAATGA